One genomic region from Rhizobium sp. CC-YZS058 encodes:
- the otnK gene encoding 3-oxo-tetronate kinase, which yields MLLGVIADDFTGASDIANTIAKGIAPEGGLRTAQFLGVPGDPAPAGIEAGVISLKTRSIAPAEAVRQSLLALEWLLKQGCQQIVFKYCSTFDSTREGNIGPVAEALAERLGVKGVVVCPAFPGAGRTIYMGHLFVQDQLLSESGMQNHPLTPMSDPDIRRWLGYQTNGAVGAIKHSVVGQGERAIRAALDAATDGLVVVDAISDEDLIAIGTAAAGDRLLTGGSGIAIGLPRNFIRRGLASGAAAQAVGLAGPEAILAGSCSGATRGQIDSHKAEHPTLEIDVDRVMAGETTAETIVAFMLRNRGRAPLAYSSSTPDGVRQSQAQYGREAVADKLDRLFADTAKRLVAEGVTRLVVAGGETSGAVVSALDLGALSIGQEIDPGVPVLVSQGDRPVALALKSGNFGAPDFFTKALQRMTAHGQ from the coding sequence ATGCTTCTGGGCGTGATCGCAGACGATTTTACCGGGGCGAGCGACATCGCCAATACGATCGCCAAGGGTATTGCGCCGGAAGGCGGGCTGAGAACGGCGCAGTTTCTGGGTGTTCCAGGCGATCCGGCGCCAGCCGGCATCGAAGCCGGCGTGATTTCCCTGAAGACCCGCTCGATCGCGCCGGCTGAAGCGGTACGACAATCGCTCCTGGCGCTCGAATGGCTTCTTAAGCAGGGCTGCCAGCAGATCGTCTTCAAATACTGCTCGACGTTCGATTCGACCCGCGAGGGCAATATCGGTCCCGTCGCAGAAGCGCTTGCAGAGCGGCTCGGCGTCAAGGGTGTTGTCGTATGCCCGGCGTTTCCCGGTGCGGGCCGGACAATCTATATGGGGCATCTTTTCGTACAGGATCAGCTCTTAAGCGAATCCGGCATGCAAAATCATCCGCTGACGCCGATGAGCGATCCCGATATCCGGCGTTGGCTCGGATATCAGACGAACGGCGCCGTCGGCGCTATCAAGCACAGCGTCGTCGGACAAGGTGAGCGTGCAATCCGCGCGGCACTCGATGCTGCCACCGACGGTCTGGTCGTCGTCGACGCAATCTCAGATGAAGACCTGATCGCGATCGGAACCGCGGCGGCCGGTGATCGGCTGCTGACCGGAGGCTCGGGCATCGCGATCGGTCTGCCACGCAATTTCATCCGGCGCGGCCTCGCGTCCGGCGCCGCTGCCCAGGCTGTCGGTCTGGCCGGCCCAGAGGCGATCCTTGCCGGCAGTTGCTCGGGCGCAACCAGAGGCCAGATCGATAGTCACAAGGCGGAACATCCAACCCTTGAGATCGATGTCGACCGGGTGATGGCAGGCGAAACGACGGCAGAAACGATCGTCGCTTTCATGCTGCGCAACAGGGGCAGGGCGCCCTTGGCCTATTCCTCCTCCACCCCCGACGGCGTCCGGCAGTCACAGGCCCAGTATGGTCGCGAGGCGGTCGCCGACAAGCTCGATCGACTGTTTGCAGACACGGCAAAGCGTCTTGTCGCGGAAGGCGTCACGCGCCTTGTCGTTGCCGGCGGCGAGACGTCGGGCGCCGTGGTCTCGGCGCTTGATCTCGGGGCCCTCTCGATCGGGCAGGAAATCGATCCGGGTGTTCCGGTCCTCGTCTCCCAAGGCGATCGGCCGGTGGCTCTTGCCCTGAAATCCGGTAATTTCGGCGCGCCCGATTTCTTCACCAAGGCTTTGCAGAGGATGACAGCGCATGGACAATGA
- the otnC gene encoding 3-oxo-tetronate 4-phosphate decarboxylase, with the protein MDNENKVRDDIVRLSRSLFERGFSVGSAGNISAAVEDGILMTPTNSCLGFLDPARISKISTDGRHLSGDKPSKEIFLHKAFYDTRKQAGAVVHLHSTFATALSCMTDVDPDDCVPPLTPYVVMRVGQVKLVPYVAPGDPRAGDLIRALEGRYAAVLLANHGPVVTGKDIHSAVYASEELEETAKLLVTLRGAPTRMLSQDNVNELRALFGGG; encoded by the coding sequence ATGGACAATGAGAACAAGGTCCGCGACGATATCGTGCGGCTGTCGCGGTCGCTGTTCGAGCGCGGATTTTCCGTTGGCTCGGCCGGCAATATCAGTGCGGCCGTCGAAGATGGCATCCTGATGACGCCGACAAACTCATGCCTGGGGTTTCTCGACCCGGCGCGCATCAGCAAGATCAGCACGGACGGACGCCATCTTTCGGGCGATAAGCCATCCAAAGAGATCTTCCTCCACAAGGCCTTTTATGACACACGCAAGCAAGCCGGAGCCGTTGTCCATCTCCACTCGACCTTCGCAACCGCGCTCTCTTGCATGACGGATGTCGACCCTGACGACTGCGTACCGCCGCTGACACCCTACGTCGTCATGCGGGTCGGGCAAGTCAAACTCGTGCCCTATGTCGCGCCTGGCGATCCGCGCGCGGGCGATCTCATCCGGGCGCTTGAAGGCCGCTATGCCGCCGTACTTCTGGCCAATCACGGGCCAGTCGTGACAGGCAAGGACATCCATTCCGCGGTTTATGCCTCCGAGGAACTGGAAGAGACGGCGAAGTTGCTGGTCACTTTGCGTGGCGCGCCAACCCGCATGCTCTCGCAAGACAACGTCAACGAGCTTCGCGCGTTGTTCGGTGGCGGCTAA
- the acnA gene encoding aconitate hydratase AcnA, with the protein MTTFEFNGAAYRIVDLPEEIGDDLKRMPHIHRILMENILRVGDADAGRSKDAMIAWLASGTSDVEISFLPNRILMHDTTCGPALVDIAGMRAALAEAGGDPATLNPVVPVDVSTDHSVAVDDFASDIAFSRNMAREYKRNAERYSFMKWATNTLTGFRVHPPGTGIMHTLNLERLATIVATIDRDGTRWAAPDTLIGTDSHTPMINGIGVLAWGVGGLEAESVFFGMPVSLRIPEVVGVKLTGALREGVLATDLALVVTHLLRKIDLQDRFVEFFGPGVGSLSAGDRAVVANMTPEFGANTGFFPINAHAVDYLARTGRSRDHCRFVEDYAKRVGLWFDPDANPRFTSVVELDLGSVEPSLAGPQRPQDRISLSGTRAAIAGMHKSKSADFVPDQPNDGAVAIAAITSCTNTSDPRLLLAAGLVARKAAALGLRSADWVKTSLAPGSPTAERYLRRAGLLDDLETMGFGIVGYGCTTCIGNSGALTPSVSQAMRERNVLPVAVLSGNRNFPGRVHPQLEAGFLGSPPVVVAFAIAGTVDIDILSDPIGVSPDGRPVRLSDVWPSGAEIDDALALATSPTDFEPAFQAAEDSAQWADLPAPTTTLFPWHEASTYIRRPPFANIGEGSRLGVYEAQPMLVLGDDITTDHISPAGAIAASGDAGRYLIERGENPDDLNVFSSRRGNWEAMIRGLFTNKNVRNRLGENLAPGSTIHAPSQKTMALWDAAESYRAEGIPVVIIAGERYGMGSSRDWAAKGVALLGVRAVIASSFERIHRWNLIGMGVLPLKLPENLTSLQIDLKPGDTVIVHAPSDAISPRCRVLIEISRAGEKMEVETVAAIETAAEVSILRAGGILPMILRQKLSAGF; encoded by the coding sequence CTGACAACGTTCGAATTCAATGGTGCGGCCTACCGTATCGTCGATCTACCAGAGGAGATCGGCGACGACCTCAAGCGCATGCCGCACATCCATCGGATTCTGATGGAAAACATCCTGCGGGTTGGCGACGCTGACGCTGGTCGATCGAAAGACGCGATGATCGCCTGGCTCGCATCCGGGACGAGCGATGTCGAGATCTCGTTTCTTCCAAACCGCATTCTGATGCATGACACCACCTGCGGGCCGGCATTGGTCGACATTGCGGGAATGCGCGCCGCGCTGGCGGAAGCGGGCGGGGACCCCGCGACACTCAATCCTGTGGTGCCTGTGGATGTCTCGACCGACCATTCGGTAGCGGTCGATGATTTTGCCAGCGACATAGCGTTCTCACGCAATATGGCGCGCGAATACAAGCGCAATGCCGAGCGCTATAGTTTCATGAAATGGGCGACCAACACGCTCACAGGTTTCCGGGTCCACCCGCCGGGGACCGGGATCATGCACACGCTCAACCTGGAGCGACTGGCGACGATCGTGGCAACCATCGATCGGGATGGGACGCGGTGGGCGGCCCCCGATACGCTGATCGGAACCGACAGTCACACGCCGATGATCAATGGCATTGGCGTGCTCGCATGGGGTGTCGGGGGTCTTGAGGCCGAAAGCGTGTTCTTTGGCATGCCTGTCAGTCTAAGGATCCCCGAGGTCGTCGGTGTCAAACTGACCGGGGCACTGCGGGAAGGGGTGCTGGCAACAGATCTCGCGCTTGTCGTGACGCACCTCCTGCGCAAGATCGACCTGCAGGACAGGTTCGTCGAATTCTTCGGTCCCGGCGTTGGTAGCCTGAGCGCCGGCGACCGCGCCGTCGTTGCCAATATGACCCCCGAGTTCGGCGCCAATACCGGTTTCTTCCCGATAAACGCTCACGCGGTGGACTATCTAGCCAGGACCGGCCGCAGTCGTGATCACTGTCGTTTTGTCGAAGACTACGCAAAGCGCGTCGGCCTGTGGTTCGATCCCGATGCCAACCCCAGATTCACGTCCGTCGTGGAGCTTGATCTTGGCAGCGTCGAGCCGAGCCTGGCCGGCCCACAGCGGCCGCAGGACCGGATTTCCCTGTCCGGTACGCGGGCGGCGATTGCCGGCATGCACAAGAGTAAAAGCGCTGACTTCGTTCCCGACCAACCCAATGACGGCGCCGTCGCAATCGCGGCAATTACCAGCTGCACCAATACCTCCGACCCAAGATTGCTGCTCGCCGCCGGATTGGTGGCACGCAAAGCCGCTGCCCTTGGTCTTCGGTCGGCGGACTGGGTCAAGACGTCGCTTGCGCCGGGTTCGCCGACCGCGGAACGATATCTGCGACGCGCGGGCCTCCTCGACGATCTCGAAACGATGGGTTTCGGTATCGTTGGATACGGCTGCACCACCTGTATCGGCAACTCCGGCGCACTGACACCATCTGTCTCGCAAGCCATGCGGGAGCGCAATGTCCTCCCGGTTGCCGTCCTTTCCGGCAACCGGAATTTCCCGGGTCGTGTGCATCCGCAACTCGAGGCGGGGTTTCTTGGCTCTCCGCCTGTCGTGGTGGCGTTCGCGATCGCCGGCACGGTCGACATCGACATTTTGAGTGATCCCATCGGAGTAAGCCCAGACGGTCGACCGGTTCGACTGTCCGATGTCTGGCCATCGGGCGCCGAGATCGATGATGCGCTTGCTCTGGCGACCAGTCCGACAGACTTCGAGCCCGCGTTTCAGGCGGCCGAAGACAGTGCGCAATGGGCTGATTTGCCGGCGCCGACGACAACCCTGTTTCCCTGGCATGAGGCCTCCACCTATATTCGAAGGCCTCCCTTTGCCAATATTGGCGAAGGCTCAAGGCTTGGCGTCTATGAAGCCCAGCCGATGTTGGTGCTCGGTGACGACATAACGACGGACCATATTTCGCCGGCGGGCGCGATCGCGGCGAGCGGAGATGCAGGCCGCTATCTGATCGAGCGTGGCGAGAACCCGGATGACCTGAACGTCTTTTCTTCCCGCAGGGGAAACTGGGAGGCGATGATCCGCGGGCTGTTCACCAACAAGAACGTCCGCAATCGCCTCGGCGAAAATCTGGCTCCCGGCTCGACAATCCATGCGCCCTCGCAAAAGACGATGGCGCTCTGGGACGCGGCGGAGAGCTATCGTGCCGAGGGGATCCCGGTGGTCATCATTGCCGGTGAACGCTATGGCATGGGGTCGTCGAGAGACTGGGCTGCCAAAGGTGTCGCATTGCTTGGCGTTCGCGCTGTCATTGCCTCAAGCTTCGAGCGAATTCATCGCTGGAACCTGATCGGCATGGGTGTCCTGCCACTGAAGCTGCCGGAGAACCTCACCTCGTTGCAGATTGATCTGAAACCGGGCGACACGGTCATCGTTCATGCCCCATCGGATGCAATCTCGCCCCGTTGCAGGGTTTTGATCGAGATCAGCCGGGCAGGTGAGAAAATGGAGGTTGAGACCGTTGCGGCCATTGAGACGGCCGCGGAAGTCTCGATCCTGCGCGCCGGAGGGATCCTGCCGATGATTTTGCGCCAGAAGCTGTCCGCAGGCTTTTGA
- a CDS encoding ABC transporter ATP-binding protein, which produces MTELVVNNVQKWLGGLQILKGASFTAHKGSIVALLGASGSGKTTLLRCIAGLEQPEIGTIVIGGKTVLDGEKKLALPPEQRNIGLVFQSYALWPHRTVKENVGYGLKLRGVDAADIGKRVQAILDRMGLGHLADRFPSQLSGGQQQRVAICRALVYEPRVLLLDEPLSNLDAKLREEARYWIRKLILDLEICAILVTHDQSEALAAADNILLLQDGRIVQQGGPQEIYSNPNSFYSADFLGANNIVKAKVQTIDGKVAVIGGQGWSLNGTVREGAGLGQAQDARAVIRVEQIKVTDTPSADGIEMDLDDSIYLGDRWEYRLRRGDFVAKAHGTKQMASGKVWAQIPPESVWVFSGAQK; this is translated from the coding sequence ATGACTGAACTTGTTGTCAATAATGTCCAGAAATGGCTCGGTGGCCTGCAGATCCTCAAGGGCGCCTCGTTTACCGCGCACAAGGGAAGCATCGTCGCCCTGCTTGGCGCGTCCGGTAGCGGCAAGACAACCTTGCTGCGTTGCATCGCGGGTCTCGAACAGCCCGAAATCGGCACGATCGTCATCGGCGGCAAGACCGTACTCGATGGCGAAAAGAAGCTCGCGCTGCCGCCCGAACAGCGCAATATCGGCCTGGTGTTTCAGAGCTACGCGCTCTGGCCGCACCGGACCGTCAAGGAAAACGTCGGCTACGGGCTGAAGCTGCGTGGTGTCGACGCAGCCGATATCGGCAAGCGGGTCCAGGCAATCCTCGACCGGATGGGCCTTGGTCATCTTGCCGACCGCTTTCCCTCCCAGCTTTCCGGCGGCCAGCAGCAGCGCGTCGCCATCTGCCGTGCGCTGGTCTACGAGCCCCGCGTTCTCCTCCTCGATGAACCCTTGTCGAACCTTGACGCGAAGCTTCGCGAAGAGGCTCGCTACTGGATCCGCAAGCTGATCCTGGATCTGGAAATCTGCGCCATTCTCGTCACGCATGACCAGAGTGAGGCGCTGGCGGCGGCCGACAATATTCTCCTGCTGCAGGACGGTCGCATCGTCCAGCAAGGCGGACCGCAGGAGATCTACTCCAACCCGAACAGCTTCTATTCGGCCGACTTCCTTGGCGCCAACAACATCGTCAAGGCCAAGGTCCAGACCATCGACGGCAAGGTTGCTGTGATCGGCGGGCAGGGCTGGTCGTTGAACGGAACTGTCCGGGAAGGGGCGGGCCTCGGCCAGGCACAGGATGCGCGCGCCGTCATCCGCGTCGAGCAGATCAAGGTGACCGACACACCGTCAGCCGACGGTATCGAGATGGATCTCGACGACAGCATCTATCTCGGCGATCGCTGGGAATATCGCCTTCGTCGCGGTGACTTCGTCGCCAAGGCGCACGGCACCAAGCAGATGGCCTCCGGGAAAGTCTGGGCGCAGATCCCGCCTGAAAGCGTGTGGGTGTTCTCCGGCGCGCAAAAGTAA
- a CDS encoding aspartate/glutamate racemase family protein: MATAPRIALIHATSIAIDPIKASFEKGWPEAQTINILEDSLSPDRADVPSITDELAQRILLLAEYAIKSRSDAILFTCSSFGSAIEAAAAQLPVPVLKPNEAMFEAAIGQGGRTAMLYTFPPAKGSMEVEFHEEAARKNPSATIESFLVDGAIDAVRNGDIETHNRLVSEAASALTGYDAIMLAHFSTARAIERVRTVTATPVFSSPDAAVAKLRNLLA, translated from the coding sequence ATGGCTACCGCCCCGCGCATCGCGCTTATCCACGCGACCTCCATCGCCATCGACCCCATCAAGGCGTCCTTCGAAAAGGGCTGGCCTGAAGCACAGACGATCAACATCCTCGAAGACAGTCTCTCGCCCGATCGCGCCGACGTGCCGTCGATCACCGATGAACTTGCACAGAGGATCCTGTTGCTCGCCGAATACGCAATCAAGTCACGCAGCGATGCGATCCTCTTTACCTGCTCGTCGTTCGGATCGGCAATCGAGGCGGCTGCGGCCCAATTGCCGGTGCCAGTTCTGAAACCGAACGAGGCAATGTTCGAGGCCGCGATCGGCCAGGGCGGCCGCACCGCAATGCTCTACACCTTCCCGCCGGCCAAGGGCAGCATGGAGGTCGAGTTTCATGAGGAGGCGGCACGAAAGAACCCGTCGGCCACGATCGAGAGTTTTCTGGTCGATGGTGCCATCGACGCGGTCCGCAACGGCGACATCGAAACCCACAATCGCCTGGTCTCGGAGGCAGCAAGCGCTCTGACCGGCTACGACGCGATCATGCTGGCGCATTTTTCCACCGCACGCGCAATCGAGCGGGTTCGCACGGTGACCGCGACACCGGTGTTCAGCAGTCCCGACGCCGCGGTTGCCAAACTGCGCAACCTGCTCGCCTGA